A window of Belonocnema kinseyi isolate 2016_QV_RU_SX_M_011 chromosome 9, B_treatae_v1, whole genome shotgun sequence contains these coding sequences:
- the LOC117179339 gene encoding serine/threonine-protein phosphatase 4 regulatory subunit 3 isoform X2, translating to MTDTRRRVKLYALNVDRQWDDRGTGHVSSSYVDRLKGISLLVRAESDGSVLLESKIQPDTAYQKQQDTLIVWSEGDNFDLALSFQEKAGCDEIWEKICQVQGKDPSVEITQDIVEESEDERFDDMSDSAPPIELPPCELGRLEDINELIGNCLPSPVRKEKLAMALESEGYIKKLLNLFHTCEDLENIEGLHHLYDIFKNIFLLNKNALFEVMFSDDTIFDVVGCLEYEPTLPQRKRHREYLQQLARFKQAIPITNAELLAKIHQTYRVQYIQDVVLPTPSVFEDNMLSTLSSFIFFNKVEIVTLIQDDEKFLTELFRQLTDETTSDCKRRDLVLFLKEFCNYSQNLQPQGKEAFYKTLTALGILPALEITLAINDAQTKTASIDILTYIVEYSPSVVRDYTLQQINNTEQNQMLVNVVVAQLVNDTDPELGGAVQLAGVLRLLLDPENMLASVNKSEKADFLHYFYKNSIGVLIAPLLSNTAGEKPIKEDYRTVQLLGLILELLSFCVEHHSYHIKNCIMNKDLLRRILVLMKSTHTFLVLCALRFMRKIIALKDEIYNRHIIKGNLFAPVFDAFVRNNGRYNLLDSAILEMFEFIKLEDIRSLCSHVVENFSKQLEAINYVQTFKALKLKHEQHQAKLKDRDRASLDSVPSILRNSRYRRDQRQLDEDEEMWFNEEEDFDEGEAVVPAAAADLVPPASAKKQPPSPNPAPNPVPADSKSQQQQTVLNNNTSSTTVTTPQTQVSNSAPPVESESPVSTDNSPSTTVSTAEKTATTIFKKGLVDYEGDSDEEEEDSELSPSPKRQRMS from the exons GATACCCTGATAGTATGGTCCGAAGGAGACAACTTCGACCTTGCGCTGAGCTTCCAGGAGAAAGCAGGCTGCGACGAGATATGGGAGAAAATATGTCAGGTACAGGGGAAGGATCCCTCGGTCGAGATAACCCAGGACATTGTCGAGGAATCAGAAGACGAGAGATTCGACGACATGTCCGACTCTGCGCCACCAATAGAGTTACCGCCCTGCGAACTCGGTCGCCTCGAAGACATCAACGAGCTCATAGGCAACTGCCTTCCATCCCCCgtgaggaaagaaaaattagcaATGGCCCTCGAGTCCGAAGGCTACATCAAAAAGCTCCTGAATCTCTTCCACACCTGTGAGGACTTGGAGAACATCGAGGGCCTCCATCACCTGTACGACATCTTCAAGAATATCTTCCTTCTCAACAAGAACGCCCtcttcgaggttatgttcagcgACGACACTATATTCGACGTCGTCGGCTGCCTAGAATACGAGCCTACGTTACCCCAACGCAAAAGGCATCGTGAGTATCTCCAGCAACTCGCTAGATTCAAACAAGCCATCCCCATTACAAATGCCGAGCTCCTCGCCAAAATTCATCAAACTTACCGCGTTCAATATATCCAAGATGTCGTTCTCCCTACTCCCAGCGTCTTCGAGGACAACATGCTCAGCACACTGAGCAGTTTCATCTTTTTCAACAAGGTGGAGATCGTCACTCTCATTCAGGATGACGAGAAATTCCTCACGGAACTCTTTCGCCAGTTGACTGATGAGACCACTTCCGATTGTAAACGACGCGACCTGGTTCTCTTCCTCAAGGAATTCTGCAACTACTCCCAAAATCTGCAGCCCCAGGGAAAGGAGGCTTTTTATAAAACCCTAACAGCGCTCGGCATTTTGCCTGCTCTGGAGATTACGCTAGCGATTAATGATGCTCAGACTAAAACTGCAAGCATCGACATCCTGACTTACATTGTCGAGTACTCGCCGAGCGTCGTGAGAGATTATACTCTACAGCAGATTAACAATACGGAACAGAATCAGATGCTCGTGAATGTAGTTGTTGCACAGTTGGTGAACGATACGGATCCCGAATTGGGTGGAGCTGTTCAACTTGCAGGGGTTCTTCGTCTTTTGTTGGACCCTGAGAACATGCTGGCATCTGTCAATAAATCGGAGAAGGCCGACTTTTTACATTACTTTTACAAGAACAGCATCGGTGTCTTGATTGCTCCACTATTGTCTAATACGGCGGGAGAGAAACCGATAAAGGAGGATTACAGAACTGTCCAGTTGCTGGGATTGATATTGGAGTTACTTTCATTTTGCGTCGAGCATCACTCGTATCATATAAAGAACTGCATTATGAACAAAGATTTGCTCAGAAGAATATTAGTGCTTATGAAATCCACGCACACGTTTCTTGTTCTGTGCGCTTTGAGGTTTATGCGGAAAATCATAGCATTGAAAGACGAGATTTATAATAGACATATTATTAAAGGGAATCTATTTGCACCAGTTTTCGACGCCTTCGTCAGGAATAACGGGAGATATAATCTTTTGGATTCTGCCATCTTGGAGATGTTTGAGTTTATCAAGCTG gaggaTATTAGATCTTTGTGTTCGCACGTTGTAGAAAATTTCTCGAAACAGCTGGAAGCTATAAATTACGTTCAAACGTTTAAAGCATTAAAATTGAAGCACGAACAGCACCAGGCCAAGCTCAAAGACCGAGACAGAGCTTCACTCGATAG TGTACCATCGATATTAAGAAATAGTCGGTACCGGCGAGATCAACGGCAGCTCGATGAAGATGAGGAAATGTGGTTTAACGAAGAGGAGGACTTTGACGAGGGCGAAGCGGTAGTGCCAGCAGCAGCTGCCGATTTGGTTCCACCAGCTTCGGCGAAAAAGCAACCACCATCTCCAAATCCTGCGCCCAATCCCGTTCCTGCCGATTCCAAAAGTCAGCAGCAACAGACTGTTCTAAACAACAATACTTCCAGCACCACTGTAACCACACCGCAGACACAAGTTAGCAATAGTGCGCCGCCAGTAGAAAGCGAGTCTCCTGTTTCGACCGATAACAGTCCAAGTACTACTGTTAGTACTGCAGAAAAAACGGCCACAACTATTTTCAAAAAG GGTCTGGTCGATTACGAAGGAGATTCGGATGAAGAAGAGGAAGACTCGGAATTGAGCCCGTCGCCAAAGCGGCAGCGGATGTCATAG
- the LOC117179339 gene encoding serine/threonine-protein phosphatase 4 regulatory subunit 3 isoform X1 → MTDTRRRVKLYALNVDRQWDDRGTGHVSSSYVDRLKGISLLVRAESDGSVLLESKIQPDTAYQKQQDTLIVWSEGDNFDLALSFQEKAGCDEIWEKICQVQGKDPSVEITQDIVEESEDERFDDMSDSAPPIELPPCELGRLEDINELIGNCLPSPVRKEKLAMALESEGYIKKLLNLFHTCEDLENIEGLHHLYDIFKNIFLLNKNALFEVMFSDDTIFDVVGCLEYEPTLPQRKRHREYLQQLARFKQAIPITNAELLAKIHQTYRVQYIQDVVLPTPSVFEDNMLSTLSSFIFFNKVEIVTLIQDDEKFLTELFRQLTDETTSDCKRRDLVLFLKEFCNYSQNLQPQGKEAFYKTLTALGILPALEITLAINDAQTKTASIDILTYIVEYSPSVVRDYTLQQINNTEQNQMLVNVVVAQLVNDTDPELGGAVQLAGVLRLLLDPENMLASVNKSEKADFLHYFYKNSIGVLIAPLLSNTAGEKPIKEDYRTVQLLGLILELLSFCVEHHSYHIKNCIMNKDLLRRILVLMKSTHTFLVLCALRFMRKIIALKDEIYNRHIIKGNLFAPVFDAFVRNNGRYNLLDSAILEMFEFIKLVSMEMNNSEDIRSLCSHVVENFSKQLEAINYVQTFKALKLKHEQHQAKLKDRDRASLDSVPSILRNSRYRRDQRQLDEDEEMWFNEEEDFDEGEAVVPAAAADLVPPASAKKQPPSPNPAPNPVPADSKSQQQQTVLNNNTSSTTVTTPQTQVSNSAPPVESESPVSTDNSPSTTVSTAEKTATTIFKKGLVDYEGDSDEEEEDSELSPSPKRQRMS, encoded by the exons GATACCCTGATAGTATGGTCCGAAGGAGACAACTTCGACCTTGCGCTGAGCTTCCAGGAGAAAGCAGGCTGCGACGAGATATGGGAGAAAATATGTCAGGTACAGGGGAAGGATCCCTCGGTCGAGATAACCCAGGACATTGTCGAGGAATCAGAAGACGAGAGATTCGACGACATGTCCGACTCTGCGCCACCAATAGAGTTACCGCCCTGCGAACTCGGTCGCCTCGAAGACATCAACGAGCTCATAGGCAACTGCCTTCCATCCCCCgtgaggaaagaaaaattagcaATGGCCCTCGAGTCCGAAGGCTACATCAAAAAGCTCCTGAATCTCTTCCACACCTGTGAGGACTTGGAGAACATCGAGGGCCTCCATCACCTGTACGACATCTTCAAGAATATCTTCCTTCTCAACAAGAACGCCCtcttcgaggttatgttcagcgACGACACTATATTCGACGTCGTCGGCTGCCTAGAATACGAGCCTACGTTACCCCAACGCAAAAGGCATCGTGAGTATCTCCAGCAACTCGCTAGATTCAAACAAGCCATCCCCATTACAAATGCCGAGCTCCTCGCCAAAATTCATCAAACTTACCGCGTTCAATATATCCAAGATGTCGTTCTCCCTACTCCCAGCGTCTTCGAGGACAACATGCTCAGCACACTGAGCAGTTTCATCTTTTTCAACAAGGTGGAGATCGTCACTCTCATTCAGGATGACGAGAAATTCCTCACGGAACTCTTTCGCCAGTTGACTGATGAGACCACTTCCGATTGTAAACGACGCGACCTGGTTCTCTTCCTCAAGGAATTCTGCAACTACTCCCAAAATCTGCAGCCCCAGGGAAAGGAGGCTTTTTATAAAACCCTAACAGCGCTCGGCATTTTGCCTGCTCTGGAGATTACGCTAGCGATTAATGATGCTCAGACTAAAACTGCAAGCATCGACATCCTGACTTACATTGTCGAGTACTCGCCGAGCGTCGTGAGAGATTATACTCTACAGCAGATTAACAATACGGAACAGAATCAGATGCTCGTGAATGTAGTTGTTGCACAGTTGGTGAACGATACGGATCCCGAATTGGGTGGAGCTGTTCAACTTGCAGGGGTTCTTCGTCTTTTGTTGGACCCTGAGAACATGCTGGCATCTGTCAATAAATCGGAGAAGGCCGACTTTTTACATTACTTTTACAAGAACAGCATCGGTGTCTTGATTGCTCCACTATTGTCTAATACGGCGGGAGAGAAACCGATAAAGGAGGATTACAGAACTGTCCAGTTGCTGGGATTGATATTGGAGTTACTTTCATTTTGCGTCGAGCATCACTCGTATCATATAAAGAACTGCATTATGAACAAAGATTTGCTCAGAAGAATATTAGTGCTTATGAAATCCACGCACACGTTTCTTGTTCTGTGCGCTTTGAGGTTTATGCGGAAAATCATAGCATTGAAAGACGAGATTTATAATAGACATATTATTAAAGGGAATCTATTTGCACCAGTTTTCGACGCCTTCGTCAGGAATAACGGGAGATATAATCTTTTGGATTCTGCCATCTTGGAGATGTTTGAGTTTATCAAGCTGGTGAGTATGGAGATGAATAATAGT gaggaTATTAGATCTTTGTGTTCGCACGTTGTAGAAAATTTCTCGAAACAGCTGGAAGCTATAAATTACGTTCAAACGTTTAAAGCATTAAAATTGAAGCACGAACAGCACCAGGCCAAGCTCAAAGACCGAGACAGAGCTTCACTCGATAG TGTACCATCGATATTAAGAAATAGTCGGTACCGGCGAGATCAACGGCAGCTCGATGAAGATGAGGAAATGTGGTTTAACGAAGAGGAGGACTTTGACGAGGGCGAAGCGGTAGTGCCAGCAGCAGCTGCCGATTTGGTTCCACCAGCTTCGGCGAAAAAGCAACCACCATCTCCAAATCCTGCGCCCAATCCCGTTCCTGCCGATTCCAAAAGTCAGCAGCAACAGACTGTTCTAAACAACAATACTTCCAGCACCACTGTAACCACACCGCAGACACAAGTTAGCAATAGTGCGCCGCCAGTAGAAAGCGAGTCTCCTGTTTCGACCGATAACAGTCCAAGTACTACTGTTAGTACTGCAGAAAAAACGGCCACAACTATTTTCAAAAAG GGTCTGGTCGATTACGAAGGAGATTCGGATGAAGAAGAGGAAGACTCGGAATTGAGCCCGTCGCCAAAGCGGCAGCGGATGTCATAG